A genomic stretch from Xenopus laevis strain J_2021 chromosome 6S, Xenopus_laevis_v10.1, whole genome shotgun sequence includes:
- the guk1.S gene encoding guanylate kinase 1 S homeolog isoform X1, protein MIRSWRQIFRVTAADAAPAGPAPFVTSSVAQVYKRNPEVGCGQALAKGGMAGPRPVVLTGPSGAGKSTLLKMLMREYEGLFGFSVSHTTRKPRPGEVHGKDYHFVTLEDMKKGVERGDFIEHAVFSGNMYGTSTAAVQAVQANNQICILDIDMQGVKSIKKTRLNPIYISIHPPSVQILEKRLRDRNTESEESLQKRLNAAIEDLEIRDKTNPKRQEFLTKAQSASHGSSHSHKHSWRHVSCTRCPSISLF, encoded by the exons ATGATCAGAAGCTGGAGACAGATCTTCCGGGTAACGGCTGCAG acgctgcacctgctggccccgccccttttgtgacatcatcggtggcgcaggtctataaaaggaacccggaagtcggatgcgggcaGGCGCTGGCTAAGGGAG GTATGGCTGGGCCCAGGCCAGTTGTGCTGACCGGACCCTCCGGAGCAGGAAAAAGTACCCTCCTGAAGATGCTCATGAGAGAATATGAAGGACTATTTGGCTTTTCAGTTTCTC ATACCACAAGAAAGCCCCGGCCTGGGGAAGTTCATGGTAAAG ATTATCACTTTGTGACTCTCGAGGACATGAAGAAGGGAGTAGAGAGAGGGGACTTTATAGAACATGCAGTGTTTTCTGGCAACATGTATGGGACCAG TACAGCAGCCGTGCAGGCCGTCCAGGCCAATAATCAGATCTGTATACTGGACATCGACATGCAGGGAGTGAAGAGCATCAAGAAGACCCGTCTGAATCCCATTTACATCTCCATTCACCCTCCGTCCGTTCAGATATTA GAAAAGCGGCTGCGAGACAGAAATACAGAGTCAGAGGAAAGTTTACAGAAGAGACTGAACGCGGCCATCGAAGACCTGGAGATCA GAGATAAAACAAACCCAAAGCGGCAAGAATTCCTGACTAAAGCACAATCCGCTTCCCATGGCTCCTCCCATTCCCACAAGCATTCCTGGCGGCATGTCTCCTGCACAAGGTGTCCGTCCATTTCCCTTTTTTAG
- the guk1.S gene encoding guanylate kinase 1 S homeolog isoform X4 has translation MIRSWRQIFRVTAAGMAGPRPVVLTGPSGAGKSTLLKMLMREYEGLFGFSVSHTTRKPRPGEVHGKDYHFVTLEDMKKGVERGDFIEHAVFSGNMYGTSTAAVQAVQANNQICILDIDMQGVKSIKKTRLNPIYISIHPPSVQILEKRLRDRNTESEESLQKRLNAAIEDLEIRDKTNPKRQEFLTKAQSASHGSSHSHKHSWRHVSCTRCPSISLF, from the exons ATGATCAGAAGCTGGAGACAGATCTTCCGGGTAACGGCTGCAG GTATGGCTGGGCCCAGGCCAGTTGTGCTGACCGGACCCTCCGGAGCAGGAAAAAGTACCCTCCTGAAGATGCTCATGAGAGAATATGAAGGACTATTTGGCTTTTCAGTTTCTC ATACCACAAGAAAGCCCCGGCCTGGGGAAGTTCATGGTAAAG ATTATCACTTTGTGACTCTCGAGGACATGAAGAAGGGAGTAGAGAGAGGGGACTTTATAGAACATGCAGTGTTTTCTGGCAACATGTATGGGACCAG TACAGCAGCCGTGCAGGCCGTCCAGGCCAATAATCAGATCTGTATACTGGACATCGACATGCAGGGAGTGAAGAGCATCAAGAAGACCCGTCTGAATCCCATTTACATCTCCATTCACCCTCCGTCCGTTCAGATATTA GAAAAGCGGCTGCGAGACAGAAATACAGAGTCAGAGGAAAGTTTACAGAAGAGACTGAACGCGGCCATCGAAGACCTGGAGATCA GAGATAAAACAAACCCAAAGCGGCAAGAATTCCTGACTAAAGCACAATCCGCTTCCCATGGCTCCTCCCATTCCCACAAGCATTCCTGGCGGCATGTCTCCTGCACAAGGTGTCCGTCCATTTCCCTTTTTTAG
- the guk1.S gene encoding guanylate kinase 1 S homeolog isoform X2 produces the protein MIRSWRQIFRVTAADAAPAGPAPFVTSSVAQVYKRNPEVGCGQALAKGGMAGPRPVVLTGPSGAGKSTLLKMLMREYEGLFGFSVSHTTRKPRPGEVHGKDYHFVTLEDMKKGVERGDFIEHAVFSGNMYGTSTAAVQAVQANNQICILDIDMQGVKSIKKTRLNPIYISIHPPSVQILEKRLRDRNTESEESLQKRLNAAIEDLEISKEPGLFDAIIVNDDLEEAYTKLKGILGEEIKQTQSGKNS, from the exons ATGATCAGAAGCTGGAGACAGATCTTCCGGGTAACGGCTGCAG acgctgcacctgctggccccgccccttttgtgacatcatcggtggcgcaggtctataaaaggaacccggaagtcggatgcgggcaGGCGCTGGCTAAGGGAG GTATGGCTGGGCCCAGGCCAGTTGTGCTGACCGGACCCTCCGGAGCAGGAAAAAGTACCCTCCTGAAGATGCTCATGAGAGAATATGAAGGACTATTTGGCTTTTCAGTTTCTC ATACCACAAGAAAGCCCCGGCCTGGGGAAGTTCATGGTAAAG ATTATCACTTTGTGACTCTCGAGGACATGAAGAAGGGAGTAGAGAGAGGGGACTTTATAGAACATGCAGTGTTTTCTGGCAACATGTATGGGACCAG TACAGCAGCCGTGCAGGCCGTCCAGGCCAATAATCAGATCTGTATACTGGACATCGACATGCAGGGAGTGAAGAGCATCAAGAAGACCCGTCTGAATCCCATTTACATCTCCATTCACCCTCCGTCCGTTCAGATATTA GAAAAGCGGCTGCGAGACAGAAATACAGAGTCAGAGGAAAGTTTACAGAAGAGACTGAACGCGGCCATCGAAGACCTGGAGATCA gcaaagagcCGGGCCTGTTTGATGCCATTATTGTTAATGATGATTTAGAAGAGGCATACACTAAACTGAAGGGGATTCTGGGAGAA GAGATAAAACAAACCCAAAGCGGCAAGAATTCCTGA
- the guk1.S gene encoding guanylate kinase 1 S homeolog isoform X3, whose translation MDPIPVYTWDCARRLIGMAGPRPVVLTGPSGAGKSTLLKMLMREYEGLFGFSVSHTTRKPRPGEVHGKDYHFVTLEDMKKGVERGDFIEHAVFSGNMYGTSTAAVQAVQANNQICILDIDMQGVKSIKKTRLNPIYISIHPPSVQILEKRLRDRNTESEESLQKRLNAAIEDLEIRDKTNPKRQEFLTKAQSASHGSSHSHKHSWRHVSCTRCPSISLF comes from the exons atggatcccatacctgtatatacgtGGGACTGTGCCAGAAGGCTAATAG GTATGGCTGGGCCCAGGCCAGTTGTGCTGACCGGACCCTCCGGAGCAGGAAAAAGTACCCTCCTGAAGATGCTCATGAGAGAATATGAAGGACTATTTGGCTTTTCAGTTTCTC ATACCACAAGAAAGCCCCGGCCTGGGGAAGTTCATGGTAAAG ATTATCACTTTGTGACTCTCGAGGACATGAAGAAGGGAGTAGAGAGAGGGGACTTTATAGAACATGCAGTGTTTTCTGGCAACATGTATGGGACCAG TACAGCAGCCGTGCAGGCCGTCCAGGCCAATAATCAGATCTGTATACTGGACATCGACATGCAGGGAGTGAAGAGCATCAAGAAGACCCGTCTGAATCCCATTTACATCTCCATTCACCCTCCGTCCGTTCAGATATTA GAAAAGCGGCTGCGAGACAGAAATACAGAGTCAGAGGAAAGTTTACAGAAGAGACTGAACGCGGCCATCGAAGACCTGGAGATCA GAGATAAAACAAACCCAAAGCGGCAAGAATTCCTGACTAAAGCACAATCCGCTTCCCATGGCTCCTCCCATTCCCACAAGCATTCCTGGCGGCATGTCTCCTGCACAAGGTGTCCGTCCATTTCCCTTTTTTAG
- the guk1.S gene encoding guanylate kinase 1 S homeolog (The RefSeq protein has 2 substitutions compared to this genomic sequence) yields MAGPRPVVLTGPSGAGKSTLLKMLMREYEGLFGFSVSHTTRKPRPGEVHGKDYHFVTLEDMKKGVERGDFIEHAVFSGNMYGTSTAAVQAVQANNQICILDIDMQGVKSIKKTRLNPIYISIHPPSVQILEKRLRDRNTESEESLQKRLNAAIADLEISKEPGLFDAIIVNDDLEEAYTKLKGILGEEIKQTQSNKNS; encoded by the exons ATGGCTGGGCCCAGGCCAGTTGTGCTGACCGGACCCTCCGGAGCAGGAAAAAGTACCCTCCTGAAGATGCTCATGAGAGAATATGAAGGACTATTTGGCTTTTCAGTTTCTC ATACCACAAGAAAGCCCCGGCCTGGGGAAGTTCATGGTAAAG ATTATCACTTTGTGACTCTCGAGGACATGAAGAAGGGAGTAGAGAGAGGGGACTTTATAGAACATGCAGTGTTTTCTGGCAACATGTATGGGACCAG TACAGCAGCCGTGCAGGCCGTCCAGGCCAATAATCAGATCTGTATACTGGACATCGACATGCAGGGAGTGAAGAGCATCAAGAAGACCCGTCTGAATCCCATTTACATCTCCATTCACCCTCCGTCCGTTCAGATATTA GAAAAGCGGCTGCGAGACAGAAATACAGAGTCAGAGGAAAGTTTACAGAAGAGACTGAACGCGGCCATCGAAGACCTGGAGATCA gcaaagagcCGGGCCTGTTTGATGCCATTATTGTTAATGATGATTTAGAAGAGGCATACACTAAACTGAAGGGGATTCTGGGAGAA GAGATAAAACAAACCCAAAGCGGCAAGAATTCCTGA
- the guk1.S gene encoding guanylate kinase 1 S homeolog isoform X5, giving the protein MAGPRPVVLTGPSGAGKSTLLKMLMREYEGLFGFSVSHTTRKPRPGEVHGKDYHFVTLEDMKKGVERGDFIEHAVFSGNMYGTSTAAVQAVQANNQICILDIDMQGVKSIKKTRLNPIYISIHPPSVQILEKRLRDRNTESEESLQKRLNAAIEDLEIRDKTNPKRQEFLTKAQSASHGSSHSHKHSWRHVSCTRCPSISLF; this is encoded by the exons ATGGCTGGGCCCAGGCCAGTTGTGCTGACCGGACCCTCCGGAGCAGGAAAAAGTACCCTCCTGAAGATGCTCATGAGAGAATATGAAGGACTATTTGGCTTTTCAGTTTCTC ATACCACAAGAAAGCCCCGGCCTGGGGAAGTTCATGGTAAAG ATTATCACTTTGTGACTCTCGAGGACATGAAGAAGGGAGTAGAGAGAGGGGACTTTATAGAACATGCAGTGTTTTCTGGCAACATGTATGGGACCAG TACAGCAGCCGTGCAGGCCGTCCAGGCCAATAATCAGATCTGTATACTGGACATCGACATGCAGGGAGTGAAGAGCATCAAGAAGACCCGTCTGAATCCCATTTACATCTCCATTCACCCTCCGTCCGTTCAGATATTA GAAAAGCGGCTGCGAGACAGAAATACAGAGTCAGAGGAAAGTTTACAGAAGAGACTGAACGCGGCCATCGAAGACCTGGAGATCA GAGATAAAACAAACCCAAAGCGGCAAGAATTCCTGACTAAAGCACAATCCGCTTCCCATGGCTCCTCCCATTCCCACAAGCATTCCTGGCGGCATGTCTCCTGCACAAGGTGTCCGTCCATTTCCCTTTTTTAG